From Salvia splendens isolate huo1 chromosome 16, SspV2, whole genome shotgun sequence, a single genomic window includes:
- the LOC121771009 gene encoding uncharacterized protein LOC121771009 isoform X2, whose translation MTMPPHEDVEDETNKTVVRCVSQHINHLINADISEVKQFRSRISGDPSFVVQFPDCPSGAKSMNEFDDLEVKTLKDDQCLEFVSFCNSQNCSHGVFGRLSPWNVIMVSGIMVLARFVLKKVTAFAPRKFRCDKCKKNYGYAVKRFPGKLSYTRFVKLNQ comes from the exons ATGACCATGCCTCCCCATGAAGATGTAGAAGATGAGACGAACAAAACTGTG GTGAGATGCGTGTCTCAACACATTAATCATTTAATTAATGCTGATATTAGTGAAGTCAAACAGTTTAGAAGCAG GATTTCTGGAGACCCAAGCTTTGTTGTTCAATTTCCTGATTGCCCATCTGGAGCAAAGAGTATGAATGAATTTGATGATTTGGAGGTGAAAACCTTGAAGGATGATCAATGCCTTGAG ttTGTTTCCTTTTGTAATTCACAGAATTGTTCCCATGGGGTATTTGGGAGGTTGAGTCCGTGGAATGTCATTATGGTCAGTGGTATTATGGTGCTTGCAAGGTTTGTGTTAAAAAAAGTAACAGCATTTGCTCCAAGGAAGTTCAGATGTGATAAGTGTAAGAAAAATTATGGATATGCAGTGAAGAG GTTTCCAGGCAAGCTTTCTTACACCAGATTTGTCAAACTTAACCAATGA
- the LOC121771009 gene encoding uncharacterized protein LOC121771009 isoform X1 encodes MTMPPHEDVEDETNKTVVRCVSQHINHLINADISEVKQFRSRISGDPSFVVQFPDCPSGAKSMNEFDDLEVKTLKDDQCLENCSHGVFGRLSPWNVIMVSGIMVLARFVLKKVTAFAPRKFRCDKCKKNYGYAVKRYYYSFSSIHYQLQANQADLFLRRLSKSFWDKRFCLKYNREIIWNSQ; translated from the exons ATGACCATGCCTCCCCATGAAGATGTAGAAGATGAGACGAACAAAACTGTG GTGAGATGCGTGTCTCAACACATTAATCATTTAATTAATGCTGATATTAGTGAAGTCAAACAGTTTAGAAGCAG GATTTCTGGAGACCCAAGCTTTGTTGTTCAATTTCCTGATTGCCCATCTGGAGCAAAGAGTATGAATGAATTTGATGATTTGGAGGTGAAAACCTTGAAGGATGATCAATGCCTTGAG AATTGTTCCCATGGGGTATTTGGGAGGTTGAGTCCGTGGAATGTCATTATGGTCAGTGGTATTATGGTGCTTGCAAGGTTTGTGTTAAAAAAAGTAACAGCATTTGCTCCAAGGAAGTTCAGATGTGATAAGTGTAAGAAAAATTATGGATATGCAGTGAAGAGGTATTACTATTCTTTTTCTAGCATTCATTATCAATTACAGGCTAATCAAGCAGATTTATTCCTAAGGAGATTGAGTAAAAGCTTTTGGGACAAAAGATTTTGTTTAAAATACAACCGAGAGATAATATGGAATTCCCAATAA